A region of Clostridium acetobutylicum ATCC 824 DNA encodes the following proteins:
- a CDS encoding HD-GYP domain-containing protein, with product MVTFYDYKSSNLDACSDIDKCLKKLCTLMNFQIIGIITFSDHKKMLYSERMFIQFKNKYKKSKKYIIREISSLKDYAINLFLDKKQVLLYSKDSSYATLIPEANSEIYIPLLGDDETLNGAVYLCSITKTDEKLDLMALEKLRVKNVIDSINRLYKIIYLISEKRRFVFSIINTFSEITREKDFFMLLHPYHVANFSKEIATRMDLSDELIRMTYLSGILHDIGKIYISEAILNKKGPLTEKEFNVIKSHSIYSSNLIKNITELDDIAKIVRHHHESYDGTGYPDNLKGEDIPLISRIIKVADSVDAMLSPRSYKKSKDINYVISELRKYKGIIYDPKVTDSMLDILTGRLKPSQNTHLNAINWSTLTITTNKEIYSIEGSLIKYKIGYLFKTDKFNFIKNIDKSDILASNIYISESTNEIIEYKVKIEYISENEILLSDFKYVVYQDSFNIFWDLKAELQFDTYNTHDVEICKIGGNTLMFYVPINSIKHYEKDKIINLKIFFEDDTIIDISGKILQNFNVGDFSYYDFAYVNILPKNKDEIFRQLFRHQIQLKNLYNK from the coding sequence TTGGTTACCTTTTATGACTATAAATCAAGTAACCTAGATGCTTGCAGTGATATTGATAAATGTCTAAAAAAATTATGTACCTTAATGAACTTTCAAATTATAGGAATAATAACTTTTTCAGATCATAAAAAAATGCTTTATTCAGAAAGAATGTTCATACAATTTAAAAATAAGTATAAAAAATCGAAAAAATATATTATTAGAGAAATTTCTTCTCTTAAAGATTACGCTATAAATTTATTTTTGGACAAGAAACAAGTACTATTATATAGCAAAGACTCTTCATACGCCACACTTATCCCTGAAGCAAATTCCGAAATATATATACCTCTACTAGGAGATGATGAAACCCTAAATGGCGCAGTCTATTTATGCAGTATAACAAAAACTGATGAAAAGCTTGATCTTATGGCTCTAGAAAAATTGAGAGTAAAAAATGTTATTGATAGTATTAACAGATTGTACAAAATAATATATCTAATAAGCGAAAAGAGACGTTTTGTTTTTAGTATTATAAACACATTTTCTGAAATAACACGTGAAAAGGATTTTTTTATGCTGCTTCACCCATATCATGTTGCCAATTTTTCAAAAGAAATAGCAACACGTATGGACTTATCAGATGAACTTATAAGGATGACATACCTTTCAGGAATTCTACACGATATAGGCAAAATTTATATTTCCGAAGCAATACTAAATAAAAAAGGTCCTTTAACAGAAAAAGAATTTAATGTTATAAAAAGCCACAGTATATACAGTTCTAATCTTATTAAAAATATAACTGAATTAGATGATATAGCCAAAATAGTTAGACACCATCACGAAAGCTATGATGGTACAGGCTATCCTGATAATCTAAAAGGAGAAGATATTCCACTAATAAGCAGAATTATAAAAGTTGCAGATTCTGTAGACGCTATGCTATCTCCTAGAAGTTATAAAAAATCTAAAGACATAAATTATGTAATTTCTGAATTGAGAAAATATAAGGGTATTATTTATGATCCAAAGGTTACTGACAGTATGCTAGATATATTAACTGGTCGTCTTAAACCATCACAAAACACACATTTAAACGCTATAAACTGGAGTACACTTACTATAACTACAAATAAAGAAATTTATTCAATAGAGGGTTCCCTTATAAAATATAAAATAGGCTATTTATTTAAAACAGATAAATTTAATTTTATAAAAAATATTGATAAATCTGACATACTGGCGAGTAATATTTATATAAGCGAAAGTACAAATGAGATTATTGAGTACAAAGTAAAAATAGAATATATTAGCGAAAATGAAATACTTTTATCAGATTTTAAATATGTAGTTTACCAAGATTCCTTTAATATATTTTGGGATCTAAAGGCAGAACTTCAATTTGATACGTATAATACTCACGATGTTGAGATATGTAAAATTGGAGGAAATACTCTTATGTTTTATGTTCCTATTAATTCTATAAAACATTATGAAAAAGATAAAATTATAAATCTTAAAATATTTTTTGAAGACGATACCATCATAGATATATCCGGTAAGATACTTCAAAATTTTAATGTTGGAGATTTTAGCTACTATGATTTTGCCTATGTAAATATACTGCCTAAAAATAAAGATGAAATTTTTAGGCAACTTTTCAGGCATCAAATACAATTAAAAAATTTATATAACAAATAA
- a CDS encoding DODA-type extradiol aromatic ring-opening family dioxygenase, with translation MISPMFICHGSPELILQDNQYTKCLQKLGSEIKPRAIVVFTAHFEKETTTICFRDEAYKTIHDFYGFKDELYAVDYPAIGSKGVAKDISNLLNKRNIDNVFDEKRGLDHGTWSILKLMFPKADVPVVQISVNPYLPIDKQYNIGRAIRELSDKDVLVIGSGATVHNLKTLKWNNSTPDIWAVEFDDWIINKVKNKDLESLFNYRKLAPNAKIAVPREEHIVPLFIALGSGNLKENPEVLCRIYEYGSLSYICIKF, from the coding sequence ATGATTTCGCCTATGTTTATATGCCATGGATCTCCAGAATTGATATTACAGGACAATCAGTATACTAAATGTCTACAAAAGCTTGGAAGTGAAATTAAACCAAGAGCAATTGTAGTATTCACGGCACACTTTGAAAAAGAGACAACTACTATATGCTTTAGAGATGAGGCTTACAAAACTATTCATGATTTTTATGGATTTAAGGATGAGCTTTACGCTGTTGACTATCCTGCGATTGGTTCCAAGGGTGTAGCGAAGGATATAAGTAATCTTCTTAATAAAAGAAATATAGATAATGTTTTTGATGAGAAAAGAGGACTTGATCATGGTACATGGAGTATACTTAAGTTAATGTTTCCAAAAGCAGATGTGCCAGTAGTGCAGATTTCTGTGAATCCATATTTGCCAATTGATAAACAATATAATATTGGAAGGGCAATTAGGGAATTAAGCGATAAAGATGTACTAGTTATTGGAAGTGGTGCAACTGTTCACAATCTAAAAACATTAAAATGGAATAATAGTACTCCAGATATTTGGGCAGTTGAGTTTGATGATTGGATTATTAATAAAGTTAAAAATAAGGATCTTGAATCATTATTTAATTATAGGAAGCTAGCACCAAATGCGAAAATAGCTGTTCCAAGGGAAGAACACATTGTCCCATTATTTATAGCTCTTGGAAGTGGAAATTTAAAAGAAAATCCTGAAGTGTTATGTAGAATTTATGAATACGGAAGCTTAAGTTATATATGTATAAAATTTTAA
- a CDS encoding APC family permease, translating to MANSNLKKDNLSIIETIALSVAIIAPTAAMSINVSLMSLSASFSEPLIFFISMVIVGLVSYSVIKFNHYFSSSGSLYTFTEKTLGEKFGFLTGWALLLAYVMLAAGCCAELGAFFSKFLNYFGIQIAWLPLSMFFSLGIVILGIIDAKISTRIMLAMEGISILLIFILSIVILFKVGSTKGLSPIPFKTNKNSFSTLASTSVLAFLSFIGFESASSLGEETKNPKKFIPLAIGSAVFVTGIFYLLSSYSQVIGFGVDAKGLKALSTSSLPLTDLSTKYISRTFGIFLLFSASLSCFSCSLGSACAGSRILFAMSKDGIISKKLSIIHKKHCTPYIGIILITIVAMFLQLILFKKDGIEAFNYLATIGSLAIIVSYLFTSIGAVVFFKRTKEIKNLNIFIPILSIAALLYVLYANIYPIPEFPTNTFPYIVLIWLVIGFILNERFNKNAKIAVLDIAKEGLDL from the coding sequence ATGGCAAACTCAAATTTAAAAAAAGATAACTTAAGTATAATTGAAACCATAGCTTTATCTGTTGCAATTATTGCTCCCACCGCTGCAATGTCCATTAACGTCTCTCTCATGTCATTATCCGCTTCTTTCTCTGAACCTCTTATATTTTTCATCTCAATGGTCATAGTAGGTCTTGTATCCTATTCAGTTATTAAATTTAATCATTATTTTTCTAGTTCTGGTTCTCTTTATACCTTTACTGAAAAAACCTTGGGTGAAAAATTTGGTTTTTTAACAGGTTGGGCTCTTCTACTTGCATATGTAATGTTAGCTGCAGGCTGCTGTGCTGAATTAGGAGCATTTTTCAGTAAATTTCTAAACTATTTTGGTATACAAATAGCTTGGCTTCCACTTTCTATGTTTTTCTCCTTAGGTATAGTAATTCTTGGTATAATTGATGCTAAAATAAGCACAAGAATTATGCTTGCTATGGAGGGCATTTCTATACTCTTAATTTTTATTTTATCCATTGTTATCTTATTTAAAGTTGGCTCTACTAAAGGCCTAAGCCCTATTCCGTTTAAAACAAACAAAAACAGTTTCTCAACTCTAGCAAGCACTTCTGTATTAGCATTTTTATCTTTCATAGGCTTTGAAAGCGCTTCTAGTCTTGGAGAAGAAACAAAAAATCCAAAAAAATTTATACCTCTTGCCATAGGAAGTGCTGTATTTGTCACTGGTATATTTTATCTACTGTCAAGCTATAGTCAAGTTATAGGCTTCGGTGTTGACGCAAAAGGACTTAAAGCTCTATCAACCTCCTCTTTGCCTTTAACTGATTTATCTACTAAATATATATCCAGAACTTTCGGAATATTTTTACTTTTTTCAGCTTCTCTTTCATGCTTTTCTTGCTCACTTGGTTCAGCATGTGCTGGTTCTAGAATACTGTTTGCAATGAGTAAAGATGGTATTATATCTAAAAAGTTATCTATAATCCACAAAAAACATTGTACACCTTACATTGGAATAATATTAATTACCATTGTAGCAATGTTTCTTCAACTTATATTATTTAAGAAGGATGGAATTGAGGCTTTTAATTATCTAGCTACTATTGGTTCCCTTGCCATAATAGTATCATATTTATTTACAAGTATTGGAGCAGTAGTATTTTTTAAAAGAACAAAAGAAATAAAAAATTTAAATATTTTTATTCCAATACTATCTATAGCTGCTCTTTTATATGTATTGTATGCCAATATTTATCCTATTCCAGAGTTTCCAACCAACACCTTTCCTTATATCGTTCTAATTTGGTTAGTCATTGGATTTATTTTAAATGAAAGGTTCAATAAAAATGCCAAAATTGCTGTTTTAGACATAGCTAAAGAAGGTTTGGATTTATAA